tttcaacatttcctttgtttttagttttgtacTAGAGTGTGCTGGTTCCTGGTGGTGGTGGTTCCTGTACTGGGTTTTTATTCAGAATCAGTCTCGGAACCGATAATGCCCGGAATTCACCATACAATCGCAGCCCcaagattattattatctttatttctgGTGGTAGGTAACAGAAACACATACTAcaattcattaaatatatttcacTTAGCATTATcacgtaaaaataaaacttatatttacaattctctttgtaataataataaaatttgaataacaactaataataattatagctaATAACAGTattagtaaattaataatatataatttgtgATATTTTGTATAATCTGATCGCATTAGActgccatttttagattttcataaagatataataaaatctatttttaaaaataataaataatcgtaAAAGAGATATAAGgatagagaaaataaaaatggaGAAATGTGTGTaacataaaatgtatatatatttttaccagAAGAATTTTTCGTATCGTATCTTTTCGTCACGACCGCCGTATAAAAATTCATTCCCATAAAATAAAGCAAGAAGATGACTAAAAATTCATTGTGGATTATGTACAGACGAGAGGTTAAAGAACCCGtctagcgggtcgctggcagcGAATATGTTAAAGGTTGTCGTCAGTGCCATCCAATAGCATCGAAGAGTAGAAGGTAACCAGTGGCGACGAGTAGGTTACCCAGCATGACCGGGAAACCGACACGCAGGTATTGCAGGAAGGTGAACCGGTAGCCGTGCTGCTCGGCGACTCCCGCGCACACTACGTTTATATCAGTGCCATCCAACAGCGTTGCAGAGTAGAAGGTAACCTGTGGCGATGAGTAGGTTACCCAGCATGACCGGGAAACCGACACGCAGGTATTGCAGGAAGGTGAAACGGTAGCCGTGCTGCTCGGCGACTCCCGCGCACACTACGTTAGCGCTCGCGCCGATTAAAGTGCCGTTGCCTGAAAAATAAATTCAGCTTCACCATCTCAACTCCCTAAATATCCacctaaaataagaaataagcagtttaaaaaaaaactcaaacagACGCGATGATCgcaatatagtttatttttaattgcaaactttacttgtcttaaataaatattagtttaaataaaaaaatattgatctaCTGAGCATGATGAAGTCTTAGTGTTTGGGATTTTTCATCTTTGTATGTGCCATGTCCAAGAGCGAAAACTAAGGAAAATATCGGACTCGGATCGAACTTGTTTTACAGCTGAAGTAGATGTCGCTTTGCGATGTCATATTATGTTATGTGGTAACCGGGATAGACCCAACGTTTTTTTTCTGACATCCAAAGCAGGCTCCAAAGGTACGAGCCCAGGCCAGTGAGGCAAGTGGCAGAGCCAGGCCCGCTGAGTTTGCTAAACATGCCATCACCCCACTATACTCACCTGCAGGACAGGCTCCGAAGCTAAGAGCCCAGGCTAGTGGGGCAAGTGGGAGGGCCAGGCCTGCCGGGTCTGCTAAACCTGCCATCATTACACTACTCACCTCCAAGATAGGCTCCGAAGCTAAGAGCCCAGGCTAGTGGGGTAAATGGCAAGCCAGGCCTGCCAGATCAGCTATAAACCTGCCATCACTCTACTACTCACCTCCAAGATAGGCTCCGAAGCTAAGAGCCCAGGCTAGTTTGGCAAATGGCAGGCCAGGCCTGCCGGATCAGCTAAACCTGCCATCACTCCACCTCCAAGACAGGCTCCGAAGCTAAGGGCACAGGCTAGTGGGGCAAGTGGGAGGGCCAGGCCTGCCGGGTCTGCTAAACCTGCCATCACTCCACTACTCACCTCCAAGACAGGCTCCGAAGCTAAGGGCCCAGGCCAGTGGGGCTAGAGGCAGGGCCAGGCCTGCCGGGTCTGCTAAACCTGCTATCACCCGGACCATCATAGTCGTCAGAGGAATGTTGTCCACGAACGCCGACGCTAGACCCGAAACCTGCGCatataaaatcaaatcattTTATTCAATGACAATTGGATCCATATTTACATACGTATCTAATGACCCTAATGTTcctttaatgtatattttatcaaagactcattgattgtataaaatgtataaagagTAAGAAACAAAACATGCCTtaagttaatattattttacagaaaTGACAGCCTCTAGGAAGTTTTCCAGAGTCAGCTAGAGGTGGAGAATATCAACAATATTAACTATAAATTATTAGCAAGAAAAAACCATGTACTTCCTCCAAGATGGCGGCAGGAGTAACCCTTCTCCCTACCCCAAGACAGATGAGGAATATGATGCTGCACGGTACCATGTTCTGTGGTACCTATTAACAGAATTGTCAAACTTCTTCTAACTTTGACAAACAACTACCGTATAACACCCGCATATAGTTAgtgccagtgttggccgaacgtataaagaaataagaagtacatagagtgagTCCATACATCAGTTATGgtacgcttattattttcatagtcgacatctagcatcgagtagcggaactctcagtactgctactcgacaatagatatcgtgGCAAACAAAAAgcctaatgctcaacgattttccgctaatattataaccagagtaaccggaattctattttcaacttctacgcttactctggttataatattagctgaaaatcgtggagcattagactttttgtttgccgcgatatctattgtcgagtagcagtactgagagttccgctacttgacgctagatgtagactacgtaaataatagtatttttgataacaaaaccgttgtatggagtgagcactcttgatcttcttaattctctttgctgaACGTTAATTGCGAttgaccattacaaattgaactgtaaacCGTTACAGACGGGCGCAGGTTGGTGCCATTTACGTTCACACGCCCACACCTACAAGTGTTCAACCTTTAAGCGATAAGGAAGAATGCGCGCGGCGCGTCTTCGTAGATGGCACAAACTATTATAAAGGGTTCCAGAGTGACATCTTTGATGACTTACCCAGTTACCCACCGTAAGACACGACTTTCCGCCGACTTGTAAGATGAGTTACCCTGTTAGCTTGCCGATCCAGTTGATGGACTCACCCACAATATGAGCATGATGGCCACCGTGAGACGGGACTCTTCGCCTACTTGTAAGATGAGAGACCCCGTTAGCTTGCCGATCCAGTCGATAAGTCCCAGTTTAGATAAGGCCTGAAATTATAACGCCATTATGGAAAAGAAtagaaaatagaaataatttattcgtgAGCGTTTACAcggcatatacatatatacaagacAAATAAACATAGGACGGAGTGCCCTGAAATGGTCTCATCtcagcaagttgctggtgactTCCAGccctgatcttccgatgagaccttCAGGTGGAAAGATGAATAAAAGAGAAAGGATTAATAATTCTAGTAAACTGTTGGAGTgcccagggggcctagccaagatgacaatcattgACAGAAAACTCCAATGCCATACATTTATGGAAGAGTCACGTGACTATGTCCATACATTTACAGAAACTTCACACTTTTTTCGTTAAAGGTTTGTCAATGTACAATTGTCATATTGACTAGGCCAGGGCTGGAATCGAATCTTCTGCATTCATGGTAGATGCCTTAACCACTAGGCTACCCGATCACAGAATATGCAATGTTTTGTTTGCCGTGCTGAAATTTCCCGAATATatgctatattttttaaagctcTTAAGTCGAAGGCCACTATAATTCCCAGTACCTCCATCAACACGAACAACGCGGCGAAGAACAGCAGCGTGGACCATTCGACCCTGGCCAGGATCGGCTCCAGGTCCTGGATGTCTGCCAACAACAGCAGCAACAGCGCGCCGAGCAGCGCAGTCCAGCCGAGAGACAGCCGCTCTGTACCATGTTACAGTTTAGTTTACACACACAAAACGGTTTCCGTACAATGGCGTTTCCCAAGTTTAGAGCCattataaagtttaatttaggCTACTTAGGTATACAGATTCTAATGGCTCTAAACTTGGGGTAGTTTATTCACTTGCGTATAAGTAGTAGTAATAAAACAAAGTTGAtgttagtacatacatacatacatataatcacgcctatttcccggaggagtagacagagaccacggatttccacttgctacgatcctgacatacctctttcgcttccttcactttgatgttagtttcgttattttttgcaattaaaTGAGTTTTGATTGAACCAAATGATGGTATCCGTATGATAAAATCAACACAATCATGTaagtaagtgttttatttgtaaatatatataggtagaaTTACATTGGCGGTCAGTTTATATATGTACAGTTTCACTATATTTTGCCAAACggcgtacagtcagcgtcaaatactttgtagcagtcaaagtggccaaatagttcggtacaccatactaaatatatggtgtaccgaactatttggctactttggttgctacaaagtatttgacgctgactataCAAAAACGTTAAACTTAATACTAGAAACTAAACTATCATGCTCACAGAGTACGAGTAATTATGTAATTCTACTTACAGCTATGACAATTCAATAATGATAAAATCAATATGTGTTGATTTGAAGTGGACGTGAAAGTACACAATTTAGCAACTCGAATAAGTCCCTTGTAGTATATTAAGAGCATCTTAACATTGTCCGATCGAGTAGCGAGTGCCCTCTGACATCAagtccttttttttaatttaaaattatctttggaacatttttcaatttttatttctttattctttCTCTTTCTTTATACTTTTGATATCAGagctttgacgaccggtctggcctagtgggtagtgaccctgcctatgaagctgatggtcccgggttcaaatcctggtaagagcatatatttgtgtgatgaacacggatatttgtttctgagtcatgggtgtttatatgtatttaagtatttataattataatatattataagccttattgagcttactgtggggcttagtcaatttgtgtaataatgtcctataatatttattaaaaaaaaaaataataataaaaaaaaaatctgacaaCAGGAAAACGATATGCTGATACTTACGTAGGAAAGGGAAGGCGTGTAGGAAGAAGACAATCACGACGAAAGACACGCAGACACACGACTTGACGAGGAGGGGCTTGTCTCTGATGCGATACTGTCAAACATTCGTTATTATCATAGATCGTATAGATACATTagatacgcgtgcgcccgtgagggacagaacatacgcaatgcgaaaaaattaaaaacactttttaacattcctgatatcataccaaaaacaacctaagTAATTTGGTCGGgctatttgttgcccaccataaaccatactaaaatttacggtggggaataaacTTTATAGGTTACCTTCTGTTTCATCTGTGCCAGGGTGGAGCAGAACTTGGGGTCAGTCTTGTTGACGCCGCCGCCCGCCTCTCTCTTCAGCAACGCCGCATTCAATCGTTCTACCTGTTTAACAAAAGATTATGGTTATTACTACACACGTGGGAGAGGTGTAAAGTCTAATAAAAAGACGTAAACTCCAGTTTAGCAAGTGGATAGCCGAACTATCTGTATCTttcggtatttaaataaaagtaaacaaaaactaccctcaactggcttaaggagccatttgaaaacattacatgatgaaataatgtaggttaaagtcaggtcgttcagtgacagattcgggcggttttgtatttggttggttaaccaataaatgttataactacccgaaaatataCGAAttgtttgcttttatttaaataaagatagtttatttaaatagatagataaagatagtttattattcaagtaggcataaaTAATACAATGCGCTGATGAACGTCAGATAAagctacacctctgacccgagaagatttaaatcaaCTCTTAATTGgagagggtatcccaatatggaccggcaagaaactcggcgggacacattttttcaaaacattacatcgtatatttaacatgcattaaataaataaaaaaatacaacttagATTACTATGGAattcatgcaattacatacagtagctacttttctttatagaagtAAGACATACGTCATAAGTAAATTAAGTACCTTCTTTTCTAGAGCTTTCCTTACAATATCCTCATCTCTGGAATACAAAGACAAGGAGCCAGCTGCTCGCTTCCACACCGCTATTTCTTGACGCATTTCTGGAATTGGTGAAACGTTTGCTgtaaaaattgtgtatgacAAGCCTAATACCTACTCAAAAAGTTCAGGTTGATAAAAAGACCAAATGAGTAGGTAGTTCGAAACACTTGCGCACTAAAAGTGGTGACATCTACTTAGGCCTGTCTTTCTTCGGAACCACGGGATGTCGCGCTCAAATGTAAGAGATTAATTTACTAGATAAGCATTTAAGTACATGAATACTTACTAACCTTATGGGCTATTTGTGCAACAACCTTTATCTCAACTTTTAATCTATGGATTATGATCCGTTTTTCTTTTGTCAGGTTGTACTAATATTTTGTGtggattttaaataaataatatcattaacTAATATTTCAAAGTTTGTTCATGCCAAATAAACTGTCATTCAAAAAATCCATTCATGCATTCCCGATCAACCAAACGGATCGATTGCTTGTCAATATTCACTCCCGCTTAAATCAGGCAGCTGAATCAGctgtcagagggcctaccgcgaacaccgaagttcgcagtttgcgggcatctttctctttcactctaattacgccttaattggagtaaaagagaaagatgaaTCCTAAGAACTCAAGGCAAACGCACGTTCGTCACCATCGCAGGAAACGTACGAAATACGTAGTGCATTATCAAGACGGGTGTTAATTGAATAAACAGTCATCCACGCCCGATCAGTTGGAGCAGCTTTAGGACTCGTCGTCACACTTTCAAGGTTCTGTAGCCAACTTTCAAACAACGGTGGACGGAGCACCGGCATAACTACGTTACTGGGTCGCAAGAAGATTTGGTAGCATTTTCTGGCGGCCCATGAGGGGGACACAGCAAATTATCAACAACCTTTTTTGAAAGACAACTTGGTTGCTAGatttcataattaaatatttaccttGTATCTCCCTGGGCACGTCGTGTCTTAATTTGTTTAGGTCCCGAAACATGTATCGTAGTTGTAGATATGTCTGCACACACACAAGCAAGATGCCCACACCCATGTGTAGCGTGAACGTCGTGAAGTTTATGTTCTACAACGAAATTAACACTATAATGGACGGGGTACCAATAGTGAGATGTTAATCActaatcctgtaaaataagtattcaaCATCAGTTATTAAACactaccataaacaagagtcaaGAGATTTTCATATAGGTAggacatttttgacattcggGATCACGAGCCCAAAATCACCCAGCATAGTACCTCTTGCAGCACTACGGGGTGGCTGGCTATGATGACGTTGGGGGCTTCCCCACATTGCTAAAGATCACCATTGACATCAGGACTGGCACTGGGTTGAGTTAGTACAAGAGAGATTGCcattagtatataatatatagcaCCTCTCTCAGCACAGCGGGGTGACTGGCTATAATGACGTTGGGGGGATCCCCCACGGGAGTGGCGGCACCCCCCACATTACTGAAGATCACCATCGACATCAGGACTGGCACTGGGTTCAGTTGCATCACTTCACAGAGcctgcaaaatatttttaaaacataatgaGTGTTTTTATTCATTCACTAATTTATTTATCCCTTCATTAATTCCGTTCTATTCTAATTCAAATTAATCCCCAGATCCCGCGGATGCGAACCTCCTCACGCATAAAGGAGGTACAGTGAAAAACCCGGAGATATTTGACGGTGTCTGAAAGTGTGCAAGTCTCAGAAAGTGATATAGGAGGCAATTGAGGCAAACGAGCTGAAAAATCACCTGACGGTAAGCGTTGTCGATGGACACCCGCAACCTAAGAAGAGTAGTATGTGTCTTGGCGGTCTATGAAATcggagtacgctcttttattGAAGGTCATACGATacagtccggaaataccgcaggcgacagttcattccatagTTTAACTGTACGAGGCAGGAAGTTTTTGGAGAACAGTAGTTGAGGACAATTAGGCTTGCTCTAGTCCTCTTCCTCGTCCTCTTCACCACTAAGATGGTAAGTATgtgtggtgaagatggaaatcgCGAAACTTCATCGCGTAGAGGGATGGCGGTAAAAGATTTTTGAACATTGTTCCTCGCCCttttctatctctatcgcacatgcctaatttggacccgggtacgtcgaacttaaactacgtccaaaagagaggtatgggcattgtgaatgtcatctcgctttgtgtggtagggcacagccagtggatgtcattccagatctagagcagagcccaactggggaagtacctccaccttacagaaaaccgccgccaaataacactagaccctactcatagtgttgtgttcctgccggtgagtaaggttgccagagctcaacgagggggggccaggtttagggtcggcaacgcgcatgcaaatcctctggagttgcaagcgtacataggctacggagactgcttaccttcaggcgggccgtattgtcacagacgtagtataaaataataataattattatattgctgTAACGACCACGACGGCAGTCAATGTCACTGTTCGAGTGGGACACCAATATTATGAGCGTAtgtagggctgccatctcgaatttcgcaAAACCCGGAcaacgattaaaaaaaaaaaaataaaaaaaaatagtttatttaccaaaaacccggacatttggcgtaaatcgcattttttccccggacgagtccgaaaataaaattattaaaaaagaagacctttaattttacatgtagttttaatgtgcttccttacatgaacagtgtccgggttttccccGGACACTTCTTGACACCCCCCCGGATGGcccccggacggcctccaaactaggacaaatccgggaaaacccggacggatggcagccctaagCGTATGAAAGAGATAGGACATGGCGGCCATGGTGGGCCAATGTACAAAATGTTTTATGCTTAGCGTCCATACTTTACTGATGATGATTGTACCTGATGGTGACTGGTGTCATGAGCAGCACAGTGGTCACGTTGTCCAGGAACGTGGAGAAGACGGCGGTGAAGAGACACAAGCAGTTGATGAGTGGCCATGTGCGACCTCCTGTCACCTGAAATAGAAGGAAACTTTACTTTAGATCGCAATGAAGGTATATAATGAGCTGGCTGGAAAAGATTCCTTCTAGagaaatatttgtacataattatttcaaatatagGCAGGTATACGTTTCAACAGACGACAGAGTTAGAATATCCATGtccataaatttcatttttattgagACCAACTGAGACCATTATTGTTAGTACAATATAATTGtggttagtacagtcagcatcaaaagtagcggattaaacaacgcttcaaaagtatctaccattctgtaacagcttttaacaaaaagtgatggatcaatatgtagaacaatttagactgtaaaatatatagttttgaAGGTGATTATTAGAGagttatctatatttggaaaagttatccggaatatcagatacttttggcgcgttgtttcatccgctacttttgatgctgactgtactatacaCTATAACGGGAATGTCAATATATTAATGATAATtaagaattaattaattgaaattgaaaagaaGTGAAATGAGTTGAaacataatacaataaaaacaaaatttaatagaataaaaataaatgcaaataaaattaattaaaatgtttcaatttgGTATTAATGAATACAGAagtaaaatttgatttttgaaaatatccAATATCACTTTTTGCAAAATGAATACTGAAATGAATGAATGCCGGAAGTTGAACCCCATAATATAAGAACGTAAGTAATTAACTTAAACTTACGATATTATTGTATTTCCtcggatttcacgggcctataaatcccggtcttttgataggcttatgtggggatatagatccaacacgtagaggcctcttggagagctttaatgtcatgtagaacttctgatggaacccgttcacgggcgcaacaatagacacctatgaaccggtcgcagcaggcattgggactattgtagtaaaagtgaacagtgtaacggtctatggattgaagtttgggtggactatgagactgggttattgcaaagacgtccggacacctgccataacaatgttttcactagttatgcCACAAGAATATTTTCACTTGTTATTacgatattattattaataatattaattcatttattcatgtaaaacaattacacagctgttcggttgtggaatgctttgccagtagaattaagattagctaaatctctcctcattttcaaaaatcagctgaaactatactttctatctctggcttaagttgccattttatatattgtatatatgtaagtataaatatatacctattatattatattgtatatttattagtgtattaaggattgttttaatacatatataagtagtatgtagtatgtgtgtttgtgtttaatagtctccatttttagctccttgcactacctgttgacttttgtatgagttctacatttcctgctacctacaggttgtctggaagagatcgctttttagcgataaaaacgcctgttgttacctggttctatttttctttaaaatttatttgtagttttacatgcatgtaaaatgtataattgttggtgcaataaagaatatttacttacacagTTACAAAGTAAGTACGATAAATGCGCCAAACTGGAGTAACCACTTTATCGGcgccaaggctcggaaccggttttttcttcatacaaaaaataccggtattattacgttctttttcgttctttggtttattatttcatttttaatgggaatatctaataatgcgaagttgttgcctaaatacatgatccagtcctacgtaaagagtataaaataattaaaaatattgggctatttcgggatttaaaaataaaccggttccgagccctgatCGGCGCACCGCGCTCAAATGTCACTTAATTAAGGTAATGTTTACATTCGCGACTTATCTATTATATTGTTAGTATAGAAAAAGAGGAAAGCATGcatttatgtaattatattcAGATTAAGAATatgttaagtattattattagttagttaaatgaataattttaaatttgcaatgcccttacagggttcatAGCTGTCCGATATCCAAATGTAACATCTAATGTACTTACCTATGAAACcaataaatgattactgattactgATATGTTAGAATGaccttataatttatataagtatgtatctatttatattattatacttcaAGAAAGCGAAGTAGAGTAACCGTGCCTAATACTCTACATAGGTAATCCACTTTATTTTCCCGACTGCAAAATTAACAGAGTTTTAACCTGCTTGTTAACGAAATCAAATGAGTTATCACTAGTTTTTGTCTTACCTCAAACGCCATCAAAGCCAAGTAATCCAGCAAGCCGGTCTCAGCCAATATGGCGACCAGCAGCATCATGCTCAGCAGCAGAAGTAGTGTCTCCACATCCAGCCAGGAGACCAGCTCCGGCAGCGAGGGTCGGGAGCCCGTGAGGGCCAGGACCCCCACGGAAAGAGACGAGGAGAGGAGCGCGGCGATTGTGCGGTTTACAACCTAGAAAAAAGAttaggtatatttgttttatacatCAATATTCAGCAGTCGCTAATGGTCTGGCGAATCTCTAATACCACCGGGTGTGGTATGCTCTTAACCCTTCGTATGTTGAAGCACTGATCAGTGCGtatgaatttaaattaattgcttaatataatttaaattcgtTCGCACTGATCAGTGCTTCAACATACGAGGGGTTAACTCCTAAAAACAGGCCTAAAACATCAATTACATCATTCTGGGCTGCTCCCTTACCATATAAAACGGCCATATACACGAGTTTATTTAAGATCCTGCCAGAAGAAGTAGGGTGGGGCCAAAATCTAACTTGagattattagttttttttcctttttgtaaGTGATCCAGTGACATGATACGCCAACGCcctacgataaataaataaatctcgaCAATTCAGCCtttttgatttcactgtaggaAGGGTAAAAGAGTATTTAGGTGGTAGGGTAAGGGTAGTCCAGgattatttcaaaatttcagGATCATGCTAAATTACTAATATCGATTTAGGCCTCAAAATTGCAGACCCTCCAATGCAAAAGGGAGCTGAACATAATCCTTTCTTTTAGGCATAAAGGCCTCAAATCCTGAAATTGGCATCTCAgatacatattttgtttaacTTAGTGTCAGTTACTTAAGCTATGTTGGTTttaggaataaaataaaataaccaagGTCAAGGTCGTAGCCAGCCAGTaaactagggggggggggggggtgtaaGTTGGTATCGCCGGAGGCCTCGTTGAGGGGGGCTGACGCCGCAGaagggcatacattgtatgtaaagtaTGAGTAAGAAGAATCGGTAACTTACCTCAAATATGACGAGGATATATAAAGTGCACAGTAGAATGGTTGAGTATATGAGGCCGTCTCTCTCTTCCAAAGGACTCATGACATAGCTGACAGTGAGAGGGACTGTTGCGTTGCTGGATGACTGCATTCGGAGCGACAGCTCCGAACCTGGAATATAAGTGAAATTCTAACGTGGAAAGCCTTAGGTAAGacttccaccatatgggtctaggggtagatgtcgctaggggtCCTAGACCGATACGAAGACAAGATGGATGAAATCTTGGTGGTCAGAGCGATttagtatcgatccagaggccgtcagtttaagtactttttaatttattataagcttaataacatcgttcgcagacgtttctggtTGTCGGCCACTGCTGAGCATAAGACTTTTCTTCGACTATGCCACCTGTCCCGGTCCCGACTTAATTTCGCCTATTTTATGGCTAGtataaaacattcccgcacctaAAACCCCCAGGGCCAGGGTAAGCAAATAAGGGCCAGGGTAAGAAAATTGGTTTGTCAAGAAGTTACACCTATATGTTATAtgttattttgaaatccaaTGAAACACTATATAGATAGTCTCTTACCGTTCCTGTTAAAGACGTCGTTCTCACTGTCCGAAACATTCAACCGTCCCACCAGCACCAGGGTCTTAGTATCAGTAGCACTTTCGGCAAAGTCGATGACGTCATCGGACCTCAGTCGCACCGACCAGGGCAGGGAGCTCtggaatttttcaaaatgttcctGTAATTTTATTCTTCCTAATTCTGGATATACGTGTAGATGTCTTACAGAAATGTTTGGCGGACAAATTTCTCAATGTATGGCGCGATTTGGACAAAAATCTCCAGCACACACATTTGCTTAATTCCTGCCATCACGCCATACTTTGGTGGACGAGTTCGCCCAACACCTCTGCCAGGCAAATGAGAAAAACACAGAATGCACGTATGTAGGTAATGTTCCTATTTAACTAAAATCCACGGTCATCACCAaaaataaaggatgactcacgctagaccgggtcGGGGCCCGGCCGGAGCTttcggcgcttcgttttctatggaaagcaccacgtgatcagccgtcata
The DNA window shown above is from Cydia pomonella isolate Wapato2018A chromosome 28, ilCydPomo1, whole genome shotgun sequence and carries:
- the LOC133532855 gene encoding P protein-like isoform X2, with product MPDDLSSSVSGSWRGLKLVTVTGSSCDGDVSTLEGERDLTPGSLEVWVDLPDTIKYDPSLAPFKHLYEQHHGKLDSTENHDGDKSIFTKNPTEISKSKENVANNDVPTKGCDRLVEPIQTQEAKKVRSARKKQVDRTLKIIKLSILVAGWVFLTVSLLLNSERTDVVLHTAVKEGEVKVYPLNCTLRRVTLKATLTGPFDQTAGNDTDNILQVWLERTFENYTEEHFEKFQSSLPWSVRLRSDDVIDFAESATDTKTLVLVGRLNVSDSENDVFNRNGSELSLRMQSSSNATVPLTVSYVMSPLEERDGLIYSTILLCTLYILVIFEVVNRTIAALLSSSLSVGVLALTGSRPSLPELVSWLDVETLLLLLSMMLLVAILAETGLLDYLALMAFEVTGGRTWPLINCLCLFTAVFSTFLDNVTTVLLMTPVTIRLCEVMQLNPVPVLMSMVIFSNVGGAATPVGDPPNVIIASHPAVLRENINFTTFTLHMGVGILLVCVQTYLQLRYMFRDLNKLRHDVPREIQEMRQEIAVWKRAAGSLSLYSRDEDIVRKALEKKVERLNAALLKREAGGGVNKTDPKFCSTLAQMKQKYRIRDKPLLVKSCVCVSFVVIVFFLHAFPFLQRLSLGWTALLGALLLLLLADIQDLEPILARVEWSTLLFFAALFVLMEALSKLGLIDWIGKLTGSLILQVGEESRLTVAIMLILWVSGLASAFVDNIPLTTMMVRVIAGLADPAGLALPLAPLAWALSFGACLGGNGTLIGASANVVCAGVAEQHGYRFTFLQYLRVGFPVMLGNLLIATGYLLLCNAVGWH
- the LOC133532855 gene encoding P protein-like isoform X1, with translation MPDDLSSSVSGSWRGLKLVTVTGSSCDGDVSTLEGERDLTPGSLEVWVDLPDTIKYDPSLAPFKHLYEQHHGKLDSTENHDGDKSIFTKNPTEISKSKENVANNDVPTKGCDTRLVEPIQTQEAKKVRSARKKQVDRTLKIIKLSILVAGWVFLTVSLLLNSERTDVVLHTAVKEGEVKVYPLNCTLRRVTLKATLTGPFDQTAGNDTDNILQVWLERTFENYTEEHFEKFQSSLPWSVRLRSDDVIDFAESATDTKTLVLVGRLNVSDSENDVFNRNGSELSLRMQSSSNATVPLTVSYVMSPLEERDGLIYSTILLCTLYILVIFEVVNRTIAALLSSSLSVGVLALTGSRPSLPELVSWLDVETLLLLLSMMLLVAILAETGLLDYLALMAFEVTGGRTWPLINCLCLFTAVFSTFLDNVTTVLLMTPVTIRLCEVMQLNPVPVLMSMVIFSNVGGAATPVGDPPNVIIASHPAVLRENINFTTFTLHMGVGILLVCVQTYLQLRYMFRDLNKLRHDVPREIQEMRQEIAVWKRAAGSLSLYSRDEDIVRKALEKKVERLNAALLKREAGGGVNKTDPKFCSTLAQMKQKYRIRDKPLLVKSCVCVSFVVIVFFLHAFPFLQRLSLGWTALLGALLLLLLADIQDLEPILARVEWSTLLFFAALFVLMEALSKLGLIDWIGKLTGSLILQVGEESRLTVAIMLILWVSGLASAFVDNIPLTTMMVRVIAGLADPAGLALPLAPLAWALSFGACLGGNGTLIGASANVVCAGVAEQHGYRFTFLQYLRVGFPVMLGNLLIATGYLLLCNAVGWH